Sequence from the Chloroflexota bacterium genome:
CGCCCGCGTCCATCCGCGACCGCCGCGCCGATCCCGACGCGGGTGTACTCGGGTCGAAGGATGTTGGCGCGGTGCCCCGGGCTCTCCATGAGCCCTTGATGGGCCAGGGTCACCGTGGGCGCCAGCGCCAGATTCTCGCCGGCCACGGAGAAGCGAACGCCCGCGGCCCGCAGCCGCGCGAACGGTGTGTCGCCCTCCGGCGTGTCGTGGGCGAAGTAGCCACGGCGCAACATGTCGGCGGCATGCTCGCGTGCGACGCCGTCGATCGCCGCGTCGCGCGCCAGCGTCCCCAACCCGCGCCGCGTCCGCTCTTCATTGAGCAAGCTCAGCATCTGCGTTTCGGCGGCTTCGTCGAACGTCGGCGACTCGACTCGAAAGTCCAGGTCGATGCGCTCGGTCTCGTCCGGCTTGACGGTGAGGAGCGTCAGCGTTTCGGTGAGCGGCTCGCCCACGACCTCGCGCGCGAACCGGTCGAAAGACGCCGTCTGCTCGACCAGCACTTGAGCCATCTGCGAGGCTCGAATTCCCTCCCGGAGCTGCGCGAAAGCGAGGAAGCCGGGGACGCCCGGGGCCAGCGGTGGGACGGAAAGAATGATGGTCAGGACGATTCCCGCCACGAGGACGCCTTTGAGGGCGGACGGGATGAGGCTCAACAGGATGTCGAGTGCCGTGCCGCGGATGAGGCTGGCGAACGGGCGCATCACGAGGCGTCCGATGATCGACACGATGAGACCCGTGACGATCCAGAGGACTGCAAAGGCCAGCGGATTGGCCAGCAGCTCGGGGATCGGCCAGGTGCTGGAAGCCCACTCCGCGACCTGTGGGTAGAACGTGAGGCTGATGATCAGGGAGAGGACGAATCCGATGAGATCGATGACGGCGCCGAGGAACCCGCGCCGGACACCATCCGCGATGTTCCACGCCACGACGAGGAGGATGGCGATATCCACCCAGCTGTCGGGCAACCTTCAACTCCGACGCGCTCTTGGCGGTCAGTATAATGGCGCGTTCCCCCCTCGCATGTCCGGGCGGCCAGCGTGTGTATTGCGCCTCGGCCGTGTGGGAGAATGTCGGGCAGCGAGTTCGCATGGAGGCGAGATGCGCCGAACCCATCTCTGCGGCGAGCTTCGGGCATCC
This genomic interval carries:
- a CDS encoding CvpA family protein codes for the protein MPDSWVDIAILLVVAWNIADGVRRGFLGAVIDLIGFVLSLIISLTFYPQVAEWASSTWPIPELLANPLAFAVLWIVTGLIVSIIGRLVMRPFASLIRGTALDILLSLIPSALKGVLVAGIVLTIILSVPPLAPGVPGFLAFAQLREGIRASQMAQVLVEQTASFDRFAREVVGEPLTETLTLLTVKPDETERIDLDFRVESPTFDEAAETQMLSLLNEERTRRGLGTLARDAAIDGVAREHAADMLRRGYFAHDTPEGDTPFARLRAAGVRFSVAGENLALAPTVTLAHQGLMESPGHRANILRPEYTRVGIGAAVADGRGRMFTEDFAN